GCTCTGGCGTACTTATCATAGATGCGAATATGTTAAAATGCTAACAGACCAAAAATTGACTAAATTGGGCATTTACAGTAACTGTTTGAGCATTCTTAGCGATAATGCAATGCTTTGTAGTACCAAGGCTACAATCTCTGAACAATcaacaaaactgaaaacattttttcttgtcTTTTTTCTTCCCTTTCGAAATAGTTCAtttatgaataaataaatatttataacaagctatatatatttggagatataaaataaaacacctTAAGAACAAAAAATACACGTGTCTAAAAACGGGTGTAATCTATGAAATGACATATAAAAATGCCTTCAAACTCAAAGAGAATATGCaaagttatttttcttatttcataGGTCATAAGACATATTTTTTGACTATCAGAACCAAATCTACAGAAGCGGAATTTTTGGTGGACAAAaggtttgaaaataaaaaaggtccTAGTAAAGGTTATTACGCGTCAGTACAAAAGAAATACACATTCTACATCTGCATAACTTTAACAACTATCATAATTCTAAAAACAAATTCAGACGTGTAATTAAAGTTTTTAATCAATAACAATCCCAGGAGTAGTGCTTGTCGTCGTCGTTGGCGCGGTTgtggtagttgttggtggtgcaGTAGTTGTTGTAGTAGTGGTTGGTGGTTCAGTAGTTGTTGTTGGCTCGGTTGTAGTAGTGGTAGTTGTTGGTGGCTCGGTAGTTGTTgtggtagttgttggtggtTCGGTTGTTGTAGTGGTAGTTGTTGGTGGCTCGGTAGTTGTAGTGGTAGTTGTTGGTGGCTCAGTAGTTGTTGTAGTAGTTGTTGGTGGCTCGGTAGTAGTAGTGGTAGTGGTTGGTGGCTCGGTAGTTGTAGTGGTAGTTGTTGGTGGCTCGGTAGTTGTAGTGGTTGGTGGCTCGGTTGTGGTTGTGGTAGTTGTTGGTGGCTCAGTAGTTGTTGTAGTAGTTGTTGGTGGCTCGGTAGTAGTAATGGTAGTGGTTGGTGGCTCGGTAGTTGTAgtggtagttgttggtggtTCGGTAGTAGTAgtggtagttgttggtggtTCAGTTGTTGTAGTGGTAGTTGTTGTTGGTTCGGTAGTAGTAgtggtagttgttggtggtTCAGTTGTTGCAGTTGTAGTGGTTGGTGGCTCCGTTGTGGTTgtggtagttgttggtggtTCAGTAGTTGTTGTAGTAGTGGTTGGTGGTTCAGTAGTCGTTgtggtagttgttggtggttcagtggttgTAGTGGTAGTTGTTGGTGGCTCAGTGGTTGTAGTGGTAGTTGTTGGTTGCTCGGTAGTTGTAGTGGTAGTTGTTGGTGGCTCGGTAGTTGTAGTGGTAGTTGTTGGTGGCTCGGTAGTTGTTGTAGTAGTTGTTGGTGGCTCAGTTGTAGTAgtggtagttgttggtggtTCAGTTGTTGTAGTTGTAGTGGTTGGTGGCTCCGTTGTGGTTgtggtagttgttggtggtTCAGTAGTTGTTGTAGTAGTGGTTGGTGGTTCAGTAGTCGTTgtggtagttgttggtggttcagtggttgTAGTGGTAGTTGTTGGTGGCTCAGTGGTTGTAGTGGTAGTTGTTGGTGGCTCGGTAGTTGTAGTGGTAGTTGTTGGTGGCTCGGTAGTTGTAgtggtagttgttggtggtTCAGTTGTTGTAGTTGTAGTGGTTGGTGGCTCCGTTGTGGTTgtggtagttgttggtggtTCAGTAGTTGTTGTAGTAGTGGTTGGTGGTTCAGTAGTCGTTgtggtagttgttggtggttcagtggttgTAGTGGTAGTTGTTGGTGGCTCAGTGGTTGTAGTGGTAGTTGTTGGTGGCTCGGTAGTTGTTGTAGTAGTTGTTGGTGGCTCGGTTGTAGTAGTGGTAGTGGTTGGTGGCTCGGTAGTTGTAGTGGTAGTTGTTGGTGACTCGGTAGTAGTAGTTGTTGGTGGCTCGGTAGTTGTAGTGGTAGTTGTTGGTGGCTCGGTTGTAGTAGTGGTAGTTGTTGGTGGCTCGGTTGTAGTAgtggtagttgttggtggtTCAGTAGTTGTTGTAGTAGTGGTTGGTGGTTCAGTAGTCGTTgtggtagttgttggtggttcagtggttgTAGTGGTAGTTGTTGGTGGCTCAGTGGTTGTAGTGGTAGTTGTTGGTGGCTCGGTAGTTGTAGTGGTAGTTGTCGGTGGCTCGGTAGTTGTAGTGGTAGTTGTTGGTGGCTCGGTAGTTGTTGTAGTAGTTGTTGGTGGCTCAGTTGTAGTAgtggtagttgttggtggtTCAGTTGTTGTAGTTGTAGTGGTTGGTGGCTCCGTTGTGGTTgtggtagttgttggtggtTCAGTAGTTGTTGTAGTAGTGGTTGGTGGTTCAGTAGTCGTTgtggtagttgttggtggttcagtggttgTAGTGGTAGTTGTTGGTGGCTCAGTGGTTGTAGTGGTAGTTGTTGGTGGCTCGGTAGTTGTAGTGGTAGTTGTTGGTGGCTCGGTAGTTGTTGTAGTAGTTGTTGGTGGCTCGGTTGTAGTAGTGGTAGTGGTTGGTGGCTCGGTAGTTGTAGTGGTAGTTGTTGGTGGCTCGGTAGTAGTAGTTGTTGGTGGCGCGGTAGTTGTAGTGGTAGTTGTTGGTGGCTCGGTTGTAGTAGTGGTAGTTGTTGGTGGCTCGGTTGTAGTAgtggtagttgttggtggtTCAGTAGTTGTTGTAGTAGTTGTTGGTGGTTCAGTAGTTGTTGTCGTAGTTGTTGGTGGCTCAGTTGTGGTTGTAGTAGTGGTTGGTGGTTCAGTCGTTGTTGTGGTGGTTGTTGGTGGCTGGGTAGTAGTAgtggtagttgttggtggttcagtggtggTTGTGGTAGTTGTTGGGGGTTCAGTAGTTGTTGTAGTAGTTGTTGGTGGCTtggtagtagtagtagtagttgtTGGTGGCTCGGTAGTAGTAGTGGTAGTTGTTGGTGGCTCGGTAGTTGTTGTAGTAGTTGTTGGTGGTTCAGTAGTAGTAGTGGTAGTTGTTGGTGGCTCAGTAGTTGTTGTGGTAGTTGTTGGTGGCTCTGTAGTTGTTGTAGTAGTTGTTGGTGGTTCAGTAGTCGTTGTACTAGTTGTTGGTGGCTCGGTAGTAGTAGTTGTAGTTGTTGGTGGCTTAGTAGTTGTTGTGGTAGTTGTTGGTGGCTCGGTAGTTGTTGTAGTAGTTGTTGGTGACTTGGTAGTAGTAGTGGTAGTTGTTGGTTGCTCGGTAGTTGTTATTGCAGTCGTGGTTAACtgtgttgtcgttgttgtctgCGGACCAGCCGTCGAGGTTTTAGATCCTTTAAGTATACAGTGAGGATTTCTATAGTCATGTGTAAAATGGCATGGTTCAATACAATAATCTGCTAGTATTCTATTATTCAGTGCTCCGCCATCAATATAAACTCCATTCGGACCTGTCCATCCCCACCAACATAAGCAACGTCCTGAGGGTTGACATATTCCTGCGCGGTGCCAAAACAAATAACCACAAAGATGATGACATTGTCCGTTTTGTTTTTCTGGCAGTGGTAGTGTTGTAATTCCAgtcaaaaatattataaatatgtagcatGCAATTCTTATCATTTTAGTAGAGGTATAATCTATATTAGGTTGTAGTTATCTtcgtatttctttctttttcttttttcttataaattaACAAAACTCTTGAGTTTTTTCTTTACATTAACTTCTTTTGTTACGTTTTGTATATGTTCTTGCTCACATTCATTCTGCGTCGTATCGTTTCAAGTGTTAGATCGAAATTAAACGAAGCTCTCCTTTGTTTAACTGAGATAAAGATCATTTAATAACACCTTGACGCGCTTTCCTCTATTTCCTATCCCAGTTATATAAAGACAATATGAGAAACACTTATTGTAATGTAAACCGGTGATAGGCATTGTTTTAGCGCAGCTAATGATATCATTGGATCATTTACATTGTTGCGTTTTACTTTACTGTAATTAAGTTGGAGTAATTACTGCAATCAATATACCAACCATATGCTTCTATTGTTTTATTTCATAACGCTACTGTTGCATGTATAATTAGACTGTGTTTACACTATGATTTAAGTATATGCTATAATCTGCTACAGTTTGTACTTTAACTTGTGTGTTGGTGAGTCTTTTAGTGAGAACAGacctttattgatttttttgcgAGTGTGAtttgaaaagaaagaaagatataattttcaattaacttttttaCTAGAAATTCGAACCACCggatttttgaaaaaaggtcCAAAATTAATCCATTTTATTGCGAAATTAGATGTTATATAAGGCGTCTAATGGAAATCCGATCCCATCAACTTCGAGTAAGGTAAATTCATTTTTAGCAATAATTATTCCTCACATAAATTTTCGAAACACGAAACAGGTCCAACAGCGTAAAATAGCGGGTAGATTACTTAAATTTGagcataataaataaaaattttgagttTAGATTCCCTACGTGACTCTGCATATCATAAATGTGTATTTTCTTTTCTCGTTTCAACATTCTTGTTCTTCCGTTTTAGAAAAATACTTAGCTAGCAAAAAAACTCCTTTATTTCTGCACCCTTCTTCAATAAGatgtgttttaaaaacaaatagaaTCACAAAGCGTCCCATTCCCGTGCTACAATCACTCTTTTACCTTGTTCTAACGTTTTGCGTATCGTTTGTGGTGaagaatattaaaacaaacagaaaacaacttGTAAATGTTTTCCAATTCTTAAAAACAGCTTTCTAATTAtcttaaatttatgaaaaaagcataaaaaacgaaattatttctAACGATTAAGTTGTTTTGCATATAATTTTAATTGGACGATTacaaatgagaatattttagtAATTTATATTGCAGGCTTGTGATTTTGTTGCATCGTTATGCAGTCGTCATGTTTTGTAGTTTCGCCCCGTACTTGCTGCGGAAACCACATTATTAGACCAATTATGGTGGTATGCTCgtgttataaaagaaacattTATGTATCGACATGTAACGTTAATCATTAGGTAAACTGCCAAACCCACCCGCTCTGTacctaacaacaacaacaacaacaaacaaacaaacacaacaacaataatatttttaggTGTTTGATTCGTCAAAGTATATAAATTAATCAATATTgaacaaaacattttcttttataaacgAAGTGTAACCAAGGAAACAAGGGTACTTTTGTTTGTCCGCAATATTTTTCGCGCAAAGGATCAATATAAAGAAATTTTACTTTCATGTGTTATTGATACCGGATTAGCAACCGTTTAAAATTATATACGATGGACAAACAAATCTCACGTTTGTTTTACGTATCGGATGTTGATTCTTTTGTTTGTATTACATCGTCTGTACTAGTTTGTCTGTCTACATAAACGGTAACAGTATTTCCGTTGCTTGAAAATGTAACTAGGGTTGTATTTGCAGTTTCTAGACATACATGATGATGAACCGGACACAAGTGTTGCCATTTTTTCAAACATGATTTGATGTGTATCATTTTATGAATGTAAACGCAACTCATCATAGTGCTTACTCACTACTGTTTCAGTATGGACAATGTTAATATTGTCGCAACACGTCTGCGAAACAAAGCGATGCAGCTCCTGTTataaaattgagttttttaGATCTATACGTCTATAGTGAAAGCATATGTCCTGTAGGAGGAGTT
Above is a window of Hydractinia symbiolongicarpus strain clone_291-10 chromosome 3, HSymV2.1, whole genome shotgun sequence DNA encoding:
- the LOC130636853 gene encoding mucin-2-like; the encoded protein is MIRIACYIFIIFLTGITTLPLPEKQNGQCHHLCGYLFWHRAGICQPSGRCLCWWGWTGPNGVYIDGGALNNRILADYCIEPCHFTHDYRNPHCILKGSKTSTAGPQTTTTTQLTTTAITTTEQPTTTTTTTKSPTTTTTTTEPPTTTTTTTKPPTTTTTTTEPPTTSTTTTEPPTTTTTTTEPPTTTTTTTEPPTTTTTTTEPPTTTTTTTEPPTTTTTTTEPPTTTTTTTKPPTTTTTTTEPPTTTTTTTEPPTTTTTTTQPPTTTTTTTEPPTTTTTTTEPPTTTTTTTEPPTTTTTTTEPPTTTTTTTEPPTTTTTTTEPPTTTTTTTAPPTTTTTEPPTTTTTTTEPPTTTTTTTEPPTTTTTTTEPPTTTTTTTEPPTTTTTTTEPPTTTTTTTEPPTTTTTTTEPPTTTTTTTEPPTTTTTTTEPPTTTTTTTEPPTTTTTTTEPPTTTTTTTEPPTTTTTTTEPPTTTTTTTEPPTTTTTTTEPPTTTTTTTEPPTTTTTTTEPPTTTTTTTEPPTTTTTTTEPPTTTTTTTEPPTTTTTTTEPPTTTTTESPTTTTTTTEPPTTTTTTTEPPTTTTTTTEPPTTTTTTTEPPTTTTTTTEPPTTTTTTTEPPTTTTTTTEPPTTTTTTTEPPTTTTTTTEPPTTTTTTTEPPTTTTTTTEPPTTTTTTTEPPTTTTTTTEPPTTTTTTTEPPTTTTTTTEPPTTTTTTTEPPTTTTTTTEPPTTTTTTTEPPTTTTTTTEPPTTTTTTTEPPTTTTTTTEQPTTTTTTTEPPTTTTTTTEPPTTTTTTTEPPTTTTTTTEPPTTTTTTTEPPTTTTATTEPPTTTTTTTEPTTTTTTTTEPPTTTTTTTEPPTTTTTTTEPPTTTITTTEPPTTTTTTTEPPTTTTTTTEPPTTTTTEPPTTTTTTTEPPTTTTTTTEPPTTTTTTTEPPTTTTTTTEPPTTTTTTTEPPTTTTTTTEPPTTTTTTTEPTTTTEPPTTTTTTTAPPTTTTTAPTTTTSTTPGIVID